From the genome of Anopheles funestus chromosome 2RL, idAnoFuneDA-416_04, whole genome shotgun sequence:
CGCGTtgctcgttgttgttgtttggctgGGCGGTTATATTTGAATGCCGTGCAACGTATTTCCCCATTGACAATAGCTAACACTGTGAACGCTTTCCGACCAAACGTTTTGACAGcttcaacagttttttttattcaatacaAATGTTCTACAATTTTTGAGCCAGTAGAATTAAcatttctattaaattaaataattacacaaattaaataattatatatttcataaagaaattggtaaacaaatttttcatttttcaaactaAACCACTGTGCGATCATTCTGAGCTAGAAGCGAATTGTTCAATTTCCGTTGAAAGGATAAAATTATACAGCATATAAACAATTATCTTTGAAATGCAGTAGGAAGACAGACTAAACATAATTTAGAGATCTgcatttaaatttacatttcactTTCGTAAACGGTATTTAcgtggattttctttttgaatgaCACATCAAACTTTGTcctttttctatttgtttacatttacgTCAATTATCGCAAGTTGACAACAAAGATCGCAAGCGATCTACAACATTTTCGCACAttccttctgttttagttCCTACATTCCACGAAAATGATGCGAGTTACCCGTTTCCTGCCAACATTAGCCCGAAATCGGCTATACACGACTGTAAGTTCAATTGCACCACCTAGAATATAATCATTCGGTGCGAATCATGGGAACCATTCTTATCATTATCGCTTACATCATTGCCCAGAATATCTCTCAGCCAATTTCGGTGCGAATCGTGGAAGTAGGTCCACGAGATGGTCTGCAAAATGAACCTACGATTCTTCCGGCGTCGGTCAAGATTGACCTCATAAATCAACTTTCTGAAACCGGACTGCGTACCATCGAAGCAACCAGCTTTGTCAGCGCCAAATGGGTACCACAGATGGGTGATAACGCGGAGGTGCTGAAGGGTATTAACAAGCTGCCCGGTATCTCCTATCCAGTCCTAACACCGAATCTTAAAGGATTTCAGGCAGCGGTAATGCATAACAAAGTTTAAATTAGCGATCAATTACGATCACAAACATCAATAACCGCGATTCATTTCCCCTACAGATAAATGCAGGAGCGGAGGAAGTAGCAGTTTTTGGGGCAGCCTCAGAAAGCTTCTCTCGTAAAAATGTCAATTGTTCGGTGGATGAAAGTATTGCTCGGTTTCAGGACGTAATGGATGCAGCCAAGCAGGCAAAGGTTAAAGTGCGCGGATATGTATCAACGGTTGTCGGTAAGCAGGCTTCGTTGTGATTTTAATACTGCTGAACTAACTGGTTGCCCTTTCCCCGATAGGTTGCCCATATGAAGGTAAAATTAAGCCCTCGGCAGTGGTCCGTGTTGTGGAAAAATTGATCGAGATGGGATGCTATGAAATTTCACTTGGAGATACGATTGGCGTCGGTACACCGGGATCCTTCACTGATATGTTACGCGAAGTGACAAAAATTGCTCCGGTTAATATGCTAGCTGTCCATTGCCATGATACATATGGACAAGCGTTGCCCAACATTCTGACATCACTAGACTTCGGCATCGGCGTCGTTGATGCATCCGTCTCGGGGCTGGGTGGTTGCCCGTACGCACGAGGTGCTTCGGGAAATGCCGCCACGGAAGATGTAGTTTACATGCTGCATGGTCTTGGCATAGAAACGGGCATCGATCTGCCAAAACTGGTGAATGTTGGAAAGTTCATTTGCGATAAACTTGAACGCCAGTCCGAATCGAAGGTCAATCGAGCGATGAGGAAAACTAATCCGAACGCATGTTAGGTAGAGGATTACAAAACAATGCTTTTAAAAGTATAATCAGGGTAAAAAGTGCATTTACTAGTGTAAGATTGTTTTCAAGGTATCCATTTGATGGATCCATGTGTTTAGGATCAAACGTTGTACGGAACTACGCTAAAATTCCATCCGTTTTATATTACATACATTGAATTTCAAGTTGAAtttcaaaaaacaataacaataaacgATCAAAACACAGCTTGATGAATTGTGACACAAAAAATTCAGACATGCACCATGACGTCCGAGCGATTAAACTAGCCGAGTCTGCGCAGCATCATCGTACACGGGATATGCCACCTGAGCCGTGGTTCGCTGTCGGTGTTCGTCGTGCTTAAATTTAGTTGAGTATCGGTACCGCATCAGGCTACGCCGCGCGAAAACTGCGTAGATCGAAACGAGTCCGCGTTCCCCCATCATACCATTTATCGCTTGGCACTCTTTGCCCAGTTCAGCATAGAAACGTTTCCGAAACGACTTGAAAACAGTATGCAATTAACGACAACGGTTGAAAGGAGAGAATACGAAAGAAATCCACGAGAGCAAGAGTGGCAACAAGTTAATAGCTGAGCCTATCGATCATCTACAGCGGAAGCAAACCGAACCGAGTAAGGTGATTGAATGTCCGAACGATTGCAGCGCAAAAAGGATACCCACGTCTCGGATTTCGAAATCCCGTTCGAAACATTGCAGCATAATTCTTGGGCAAAGTTCGTATATGATCGGCATATTCCATTAGAGGAGGATTTTTGAGAACCGACGTGTCGTTACACCAGTACTCCCCTCCCAGTGCGAAAAAAGGGGAGCTTAGTTTATTTTTGCCCACATTATGACTCGTTCTGTTgccgagcaaaagaaaattcaacagAAAGAATAGAGCGTTTCGCTGCGAAAATGATCGAGCGGAGGGTAGTGTAAAGCAGCACAAGTGAAATTTGTGAAGAAATCGCTCTCGTCAATCGTGTTAAGTGCAGCAGCCTAAAAGTGTGCAAATTGTACgtggaaattgaaatgcgTGCCCGTAAATCTGCTGCTACTCTATTATCGTGCTGAAGCATCGTGTAAGCCCGCAGGCAGCTagtgagagtgagagaaaagcTGGAGCTATATTTATAGAGGTGATAAAAAAGATTCCAGAAATTTATCATTACTATTGTCTAGCCGTTAAGATCAGTTGCCGAGTAAAAGCATCGTGACGTGTGCGGGGACATTTAGGGAGCGATGTGAAAATCATCATCCATGGttgtgaaaagtgattttccGATTTTCTTTGTCAGACATTTGACGGAAGGGTAGGATTTCGGTATTGAATTTTCGGACGTGTGCATGGTTTGTGCCACAGTGCGCCAGCAGTCGATCCGTACCAACACACTAGCAGCACACGCACTAGAGCAAACGAAGACGCGCGTTTTGTGAGCGCGATCTTCAGCGACCGTTTCCTTAGCGAAGATCATCGGATGAAGTAAATTATGTGAATTGGAAGAAACCAGCCTCAGCTACAGAGCGTGAAAGAGAGAAAGTCAGCggaagatatttttaaatcatagGCGTACCGTACCATCCAtgcccccccggggggaggCAGCAAATTCGGCGGATTGGTACGGCTGCTCTCATCTGTATTACACGTTACGCAATTCAAGGCGAGCGCGTCGTGGCCTcgttgtatatgtgtgtgaagCCAAATCGAAGGAGTTTCTTATTGAAACAATCACAGTTATCCTGGACGTGGAAAGTTGTCTCTCTTCACTAATGCTTGTAATCCAAAGAGTGAAGAAAATATGTCTTGCAAAAGTCTCCAAGAAGATGAGCGTTGCCTGTTTGGGCAAGAGCGTAACATGCTGCTGTGGTACTAATAGTATAGCGTTGATGGAAACCTGTTACTAGACTCGACCTACTATAATAAACTAGGGTATGCTGGAAAATGGGGACAACATATTGGAACATCTGTTGCGCTCTGTGAGGCCAATGTCAGTTGTACACACATGAAGCGCGAACATTTTATTACCTGCGCACACGTGCAAGATCTTCCTTTTAAAGAATGTAAGGGGGAAATTAATATCGCGCTTGGTTCGATTCAAGATCCATTGATATTCCTCAATGaatatttgagttttttttattatttctaaagCGCGAGTTACATTTTACAAACTAAACAAATTTGTAAAGTATTTCTGTACATCTCTCTTCatcttcaaaaaccaaaattggaATTTAAGTTCAATTGACGTGCTGTCGTTGTAAAAGCACAGCCAAAAATTTTGAtatgacaaaaaagaaattgtttctgGCTATTAAATTCAAACAACATCAGTAAGGGTAGTAGTAAACGCTACACAGTACATTTATATTTCGTTCGATAAATGATTCAATTTTAAACATCTTACTTTGCTCGCGTACAACTACGTCATTGCCCATACACAATGGATTGCATACCAAAAGCGACACAAAGCCGGTAACGGTGTGAATCGAACAAACTCTTTGTCACTTTTCATGTATGTATCTCTCGCTGACCATTGGGGTGGAACCGAGGTACACGATACGGCAAACCGATGGTAAgcctttttctatttttaaaagccCGATCAGCAGTTGACGTTTTGCGAAAGAGGTTGCTTCTGACAGCAGCACATCGTCACGTGTGCGGTAGATGGAACGCAGGTTCACACGCTTGGTGAAATACTGTGGCGAAGCTTGTCTCAGTATATGCGTACATGTACAGTGGTATGCAAACATGTTCTTGTCGATGTGTAGTAAATTAGCTAAATTATAGTTAGAGCTTTCACATCGTTATTTGTAATAATTAATATATGAATACATATATACCATATGGTATTAACGTAACGAAGCTACGTTCTATTCGTGGATAGAAAaatcgatggagacgcatggtgcctcgatggagacgcatggtgcttcgatggagacgcatggtgtccCGTGGGTAACAAATTTTaacggaatgtttttttttgctcaaataCAGTTGtatttacaaaatatacagcattattttaatatttccaaAGTGTTTTGCTAGttgcagagagagagagagagagaaagtgtgcagcaaagcatttattttgctttagtattattgttttaaaaagcaGCTGAACAAATAATCTAGTACAGTTGTCAGATGTAGCTCTTCGTCGGAAACATCCCTTCCCATGCCAAACTTACTGCACAATTTGCAATGGCGGATCTAGCGGCAGGTGGA
Proteins encoded in this window:
- the LOC125766300 gene encoding hydroxymethylglutaryl-CoA lyase, mitochondrial, with product MMRVTRFLPTLARNRLYTTNISQPISVRIVEVGPRDGLQNEPTILPASVKIDLINQLSETGLRTIEATSFVSAKWVPQMGDNAEVLKGINKLPGISYPVLTPNLKGFQAAINAGAEEVAVFGAASESFSRKNVNCSVDESIARFQDVMDAAKQAKVKVRGYVSTVVGCPYEGKIKPSAVVRVVEKLIEMGCYEISLGDTIGVGTPGSFTDMLREVTKIAPVNMLAVHCHDTYGQALPNILTSLDFGIGVVDASVSGLGGCPYARGASGNAATEDVVYMLHGLGIETGIDLPKLVNVGKFICDKLERQSESKVNRAMRKTNPNAC